tttgtttgtttttgattgcTTTGGCTAGCACTGCCAGTACTATGTTACATAgttgtgagagtgggcatccttgccttgttgcTGATCTCAGAGGAAAGCTTTCAGTTCTTATGATTGATTACGATGTTcactgtgggcttttcatatgtAGCCTTTTTTATGTTGTGATAATTTCTGTCTAATTCTAATTTGTTGAAAGTTTATCTTTTTATCATGAAagcatgttgaattttatcaaatgcgtctattgagatgatcctgtgatttttaatctttcattctgTACTTATTACATCCctaatacttatttatcttatctCTGatatattacactcattaatgttttatattgaaccatccttgcatcccagagATAAATTTCACCTTGTCATGGTGCATAAtggtaatatttttgaaagactCCTAAGCATTCCATTGTCTTGTACATAATAACTTGCTGttggacttaaaatttttttaattgccaaataTCTATAACCTTGAAATtgaaagaattcattaaaatattaaaaaaaattttaagagtctACTTATTTTAGCTGTATTCTTAAAAGCCTCTTGCTTTAAAATCccaagaatatatatttacaagttATAAgtgaactttttatttaaatctatatTAGTACTTAATTTGTATGAtggaaaacaaattagaaaaatgtttatctgtgaaataccttttcttttgttttgtacCTGTGTCCTGGATCTGGTGCAGCATCTCACCTTCATCAGTACtgttaaaagaagaagaaaaaatgccGGTGCTATCTCCTGACATCAAATTTGAGACTTCTAATGTTGCCAGAAATTCCCTTCgcagttgttttctttttgaaagtagTTGGAGGAAAGCAGTTTTAGAAACACAGAAGATGAGGAAAGGTAACTtcatttttactcttattttacttaagaaaatatagaaatagtGCCTTGAATTTACAGGTACTTTTTTAAGTAATCAAGAGAAATTGAATGATTTCTGTAATATTTATGTAAGGATAACACCTTAGGCTTGTGGAAAAGAAAAACGGAAGCAGATTAGAATTAATGTACTTACGATAATTCAGTAACTCGTAATGGGAACACATTCTAAAAAACTACTCTTGATATCAGTGTAACACTATCTCTGTTGGATCATACTTTTTTCATAAATAGTGTTTGCTTTTATATACCTCAAgttgttgtttatattttaagaaactcaAATCTTTAACAGCACCTTTCTGTTTTAATAATTCTAaccaaaactttaaatttttgagtGAGTTATGTGGAAAGTACCTTACATCTGATAGTTGCTCAAAAGACTAATTTGAGAACTTTTGATTTGTATACAAATGTAATAGCTTTCTCccttaatttcaaattataattgcATTTCTTGTTTATCCTGACTTCTGCCTTCAGCTTTATTAATGGAGAAATAATTCTTgaaaagagcaaaatttaaaCTCCCCAGCCACTTCATCATTCTTGGTTTCAAGTGTGttgctgtgttgttttttttttttttaatgttttcactaGATTCTCATTAAAGGTACTCAGAAGACACCAGATTATCTGTTCTCCTACCTCTAAATGTAAAGCTAAAAGGAGACTCTCCATGATTTTTgatcaagagaaacttttttttcccaaaagagaaTAACCAAAAGTTGCAAAATAGCACCTTGAGCATTTACTATAACTCAAGTCCCATTAAATACTATTTCTATTGCTGTGCTAGACTTGCTTAGCAAAGAAAGCTTGAAAAATAATGCTCAATGTTTGAAAATCACCCAAACCTTTCATCTTGTAATCTGATTTTTCCCTTTACTGTCTTCATtttgaagctaaaaaaaaaaattgagaacctCTTCTACCAGTGATACAGGAAGAAGTCCCCTCTGAGTGCTTCAGATGTTGCTGTTCATAGGTTTGGTGTGGAACTTtgcagagagagaattaaaaatcaATGCCTGAAATagagttcttttctctttcattgctaGTTCCGATAATCATGTATTTGTACTTCTTGATTACGCCAAAGtgggaagataaaaaaaatttaaaacagcagATATTGCAAGACTCCTGAAAGTGCTTTTAAACCCTATTTCATTGTGAATGTTTCCAGTGTTCTGGGAattctaattaaataaaaatgatgaaggcAGAGGACAGTGACAACTGTGGAGGATCTGGAAGTCCTTCTTTGTTCTAACTCTTAGCCCCTTAATCAGCTCTTCCCCTACAGCCCCCATACTAGGAACTGAAAGGTCTTCTCTTGGTAAAGATGCTAGATCAATTACAGTAGcttaatttttgttcttaatgactgatttagtatatttattatgcattttaGTATATAGTAAAAGAAGTTATATATGTTTAACcaagaaataatacagatgatCATTTATGATACTGTTTTTAATTAGAATACACCACAGCATTTGGTCTAGAAGAGTTCAAAGAATGTATCAAAATGCCATGTTTACCAGGATTGCAAAATTGCCCCAAAAGTGTAAGTTCCACTCCACTAGAGGTTCGTAAAAGACTCCTGCGTGCTGATACCAAGATGCCTCCTGTCAGGTAAGTCCTCTCTATTTGATGCTCTTTTGTTGAATATTGATTTGTAGTAACAGTGCTGAATATAGAGGTTTTTCTGGCTAGTGAATCTAATTCTTTCTTGCCTACTATTTTTTTGCACAAAGGATTTAGTTTTTTAGATCTAAATTAGCAGTTTTACTCAGTTTGACCAGTAggtggtttctcagttttcaaGTGACATTTCCAGAAAGGATTTAAGGacttcgttaaaaaaaaaaaaaaaaaaagtctttattgcCCTAAGTGTAAATAGCTCATGAGAATACTGGaattttcagcaataaaaataaatgaagactcCCTGCAATATGAGCAGGTGTCTTTACCCTAAATACAGAACCTTGTGTTTCTAGTTTGACTGAAGTGGTGTGAGGGCAGAGTATGAATGAGAGGTCAGCCTAATGAAGACTTTGCTTGGCTCTCGGATGAAATGAGTTTGTCAGCCAAAAAATCCCACTGACTTTGAATACTGGCACTTAAAAACATTATGATAAACACCTTTCCTACTATAAATCAGACTTCCTGACATATCACTGAAAGAAAACTTCCTTCGGGGGtggatagagctcagtggtagagtacatactTAGCCCGCATGAGGTCCTGTGCtaaatccccaggacctccattaaaaataaaaataaaaaaaaaacttctttctcCAAAAAGATCTATAAATTAGTAAGACGGTCTCATATTCCTATTTGGTTTCTGCTttgatttatttactcattcatcaagtatttattaaatgtctggAACTAGTTCACTTAGCCAGCctgaaaaaagacaaaggatTTATAGCAGTCTGAGTTGCAACTCTGTTTAGCAGaggatatatattttcatattatcttCTGCCATAATGAGCTTTAAAGTCATTTAGTTATACATAGCACACACGTATTGgaatttcagaatatatttcttGAGTTTTCCACTAGTATTATTGGTCTTGTTAATTACTCTTGAAATAAATTTtggtaatttaaatagaaaactagaatatggtaaaaatgaaaagttgTGTATAATTTATATCTAAATCATGAAAGTAAGTAAGAATGCAGAAACTTGggggaaaaagataaacaattatTGGATAATTTGCCCATCCTAACATAtccatttttattgttgagtgTTCTCTTCTGTCCTCCTTCATTTTCATGGAACTTTAAATTGTGATTTGggtgtacttaaaatttttttattctgccctttttttacttaatattacatgtatacatttttttttcatgtcactGCACAATCTTCAGACTGACTTTGCTGGCCATGTATGATTTTACTGGTGGATCCATAGTTTATTTAACTGGTTTTGCCAATAACACCATAATGAACAACTGTATACGTAAAGCCTTTCCCATCGTTTTTTAATAATATCCAAGGACAGATTGTcaagctataaaaatataaaaagcaaaattactcTTTCTGAAGTGAGAGTATAATGAAATAGGCAGAACCAGagatggaagaagagagagagatttgccATTAGGGTTGATGGTAGCAGTTAAACAGAAGGGAAAGCAGggatggagaaaggagagagaccgTCAGAAACATGAATATGAAACCTGCTAAGGACAGTGAGTTTCCATCATTACTGAGACACCTATGTCCCTGACACTCAGCTCACTCTTGTCTTTCTCACCAGAAGTCCCAGTGCCCTTTGAGAAGGGTGGGGGTGAAAGTGTATAGGGCTGCCTATGGACATGGACTTGTCTCAGTAGAGACCAGCCTTGTCTCCCTTCTTGCAGTGCATGTGATCATCTCGAGACTGAGACTTGGAAAGTACCCCCTGAATCAGCCCATTCTGCCTCTAAGTTTTAAGTCTTCATTTTGCTTCCTGCTGTTTTTactctatttcagtttttttttttttttcatttgcaacttGGCTATTTGTGAAATGATTCCTCAACATTTTCCATTGACTTGAGAGTGAATTTACTGAAGTCAATGAAGGGTAATTTGAATACATTATATTCATGTTACAACAAGTGTTCTTGAGGTACAAAGGGGAAGATGGGTGGCCAAGTGCCACGATGTCTATGGAGTGCTTGGCAGACGTACACATCAGCTCTTTTCCCTGTCCCTGAAATGAGTgtctttattttagccattctagtgagaACATGTCGAGTTGCCTGCAAGTGTTTTATTCTCCTCTGCATATTGCCCAGCGCCCTGTGAAAGAACAGTCTTGGCAAAGCAGGGAAGTACCAACTCTTACTGTCTTGTATACAACCccttgtcctctttttctttttttatctccATATGTGgatatgtgattttaaaactctgataaaagtttaatgtgtttttaaatttctttagtgATAAAATTTTCCAGTGACTCTCAAGGCATCCTTTGGTAATAAAACTGCAAGTAGTCCTCAAGGGGAAGTGCATTTAAAAGTTATAGCTGAGCTCTGAAGTTTAATATAGTTGCAAGAAATCTGGAATTCTTCTGGGTTATCTCACCCCACAGCAGACTCAATCGTGACATGTTTCTTCTAAGAACCTCCTCACTATCTAGGTCCATTCCAGTAGGAATGAAAGTTAATTATGACAAAACTCAGACTGTGGTGATTAATAGGTAAAAAGAGCACAGATAAGTGATAGTTGGTATCTGGCATCTCaagataatttaatttaatcttgaTTCCTTTCCTTTAGCATTCCCCGAATCATAATTAGTGATAAGATAAAGGCGGAAAAAGTTAGACATAACACTCATCTGCTGCTAAAATTTATTAGCAGAAACTGAGATACTGAGTTGGGTCATATCTGCTTCTGATTGGATTATTTATGATGGATGgattaatgtttatttaatttccatttgatGTCCCTCCACAAGTGAATTTCACTGAAAGTGTGCTTCTTGTCTCTTActgtatgttaaaaaattaatgtaccctggatttatataaaaatgattttatgatAATGTATCATTTTAGGATAAAGAAGACAAAGGCAGCATGTACTGTGGTACCACTTAAGGAGAAACCAAAAGGTAGGCTGGGGCATCTTTTTCTCCTACCACATGTCTTAGTAAAAGTGTGGAGTACTTACCGTTCTTTCCATTGACATAATTATCTCTGTTTTGTTGATGCTTCTTTTAAGCTTTGTTCATTTGATAAACTTAGTGGATGTTGTGttcaaaatatacatacacaatcaTCTCATgttggaggatggagggaaggtAAAGTGCCCACTGAACTGAGAAGGTATCTTGAGACCGAAAACCGAGGCAGGCAGCTCCATGTATCAATGGATCAGTTTATTATATGGTAACTTACTCTCAGGGTGGGATGGTGTGGACAATGATCTGGAAGCATTTGTAGCTGCATTCCACACACCGAGGGTCCGCTGGGACTTTATAGTTAACATAGGTATGGGGGTATGTGCTTAGAAACAGGAAGTGCATTCCTAAATCAAGATTTATGAATGGGTAACCAGTCTCATGGGCACCAGGAAGGTCTTCATCATTATTTGGAGGCCAACAGAGCATAGTGTCCACCTGGTCCCAAGGATTATTAAACAATATCTATTAACTCCGAAGCCCTTGATGACAGAGAAGTGATTTACCACACAGTACAGTCCTGGGTAGGGTCAGTGGAAGGACAGGAGAAACTGTGTGGACCCAAGATGGCGTCAGCCATGCTAACAGCCAtgcctcccagggccctggatAGGCCTCCATCATCTCTCACGTGggcctctgcagagcctggaaaaTGGTCTTGCTTCGAATTTCTGACCTTGGAAATCCTTCAGCACTACAATATAAGCCTAAAATCATGGCCCTTAATCATATTACTCCCTTCTTCAAAAACAACGACTCCTTGTTACCCACAGACTCAAGTATGAACTCCTTAGCTTGGCCCTGAACTCTTTACCATCTTCCCCTGACTTTGCTTTCTAGTCTTATCTTCTAATTAAGTCTTTCATGAACCTGTGTGCAGATAATATTCAACTACAAAAACCTATCTATATGCCAACAGTTTGGGTTCCAAAAAACTACTCCATGGTGACTAAGAGGGTTTATAGCACCAAGGAGCATTTTCCACTTATTTAGAGTATGAGTTTGAGATGATCACGtgattttctgtttaattttttaatgtgaagaatAACATTTGTAGATTTTGTAATGTTAAGCCACTCAACATTCTCTGAATACTCTCATTTAAGGAATGATGTATTATGTTTTTTGTGCACTGCCGTATTTAATTTGCtagcattttattattgtttctttttaactgtgTTAATGAGTGAGATTACCACTAATTTTCCTCTTTGTCCTTTCTTTGTCTGGATTCTCTGTAATGGATTGGATTGTAATGGTCTCATGGCATGAATTGGGGAGTATTCTgctttttctattctctgaagTATATGATCTAAAATTGGGATGACCTCTGATAGAATTCATTTGTAAAATCATTTAGCTTacttgttttctttggagaaatctttTAGTATTAATTCAGGCATTTTAATTTTAGGACTCCTGAGGCATGCTAATTCTTCAATCAATTTTGGTAAGTtacatttctagaattttttgcattttgtctacattttcaaatgtattggCATAAATTTTAGTCTTTGCCCTCTCTGTACTTCTAATATTACTTATTTGGGccttcatcttttttccttaattatctAACCAAtggctttccttttttattagccttttattgaagaattcattttttaagaaatctttcttattgtaagtttgtttcctatttcattgatttctcctcttttctgtaTTATCTTCTTTCCTTCATGTTCTTTGGGCTTATTCTTTTCCTAATGTATATCTTATTCCTAGCTTATTAATTTTTAGTCTTCTTTTCTAACACAGGAATTTTAGGGTATAAACCTCTCTATGTACAACTCTTGCTGCATTGCAcaagttttataatattttcttgatCGTTTAGTTacaagtatttttaatgtttatttcaatttcttttttgatggatGAATAATtcagaatgtgtgtatatatttctaaatagttgagaatttaaaaatttatcttattgttaaaaatgtatcttctttCCCTCTACTCTCTCTCTGAAATTTCTACTCACATTACAcacccaaataaaacaaaacaaacaaaacataacaaccacactggagaattttttttggCACTTGAAACTGAAGTTACATAATAGTATTTTGAAACAATATggatcagtattttattttcaaaggctGTATGTTTCTAAATAAAAGTATTACACATATTCACATGTTTAGAGTAATATGTTGTGATTATATGGGAACTTTGAATTGGATggatctgggtttaaatcctgcctctaacaacttaaaaaaagttttttgaatCTGTAATCCAAGATAGTACTAGTCATGAGCTTCACAGTATTTTTGTGTGGATGAGAAAgatcattcaataaatgttatctattattattattattattattattattattattactactattaccATTCTATCATAGAAGCTTTATTAACGCTGTTGTAGCTTTACTAAATGCCTTATTTCACTTTGTAGTTTCactcttatttcacttagcatttttaagaaatgggTTTATTTGGAGACAGTAATTTGATAAGCGTATCAGGTATGAAGTGAGTTAATTATTTATGGAGATTGTgccttttattttggaataaattccACAGCCACTCTTGTTTTAAGAAGTGTGTTACAGACTCagatttagttttatataattaaatacaagcatttcagcattttttatttaaatattttttgaggtgATTTGCCATCCCAACCACTTTAGAAAGTTAAGTAGCTCTCATTTCTACCTCAGAGAATGTGTCATATGAAGAACTAGTGGTGTTTAATGGTCATTTGAGGAGCAGGTATTTTGTTTGTACTGTGTTTTAGAGAATACCATTCACGTGTGCTTAATTATAATAGTcgggattttctttttctttgcaggTTCTGGCTTCAGCGATCCTCTCTCTGGAGCACCATCTCAGTACTTACAGAGACTTTCCAAAATGGCCATATTGGAGTATGACACCATTCGTCAAGAAAcaaccagaaaattaaaaaagagcaagaaacaGGAGCCTCGAGACTGCTGATTATCACGCAGTGGGATGCTGTCTTCACTGACTTTTCaggtttatatttttcctttctttttcttttttctttttttgatatgcAGTATGTTGTGCAATGatttacataaaaatggaaatgtaaataggaaataaatattttgttatatacgGAATATGTTGTATTTTGTTAACCTTACAAAGAGATATTTAAGTTATTGTTTGTATGGTTTTTAGATGGGAACATAAGCATAAGGAAAATTACATTCCATGAATTTTATGCACATTGATTATCTCTTTCAATTCCATTGAGAAATGTTATTTGAGTGGCTGTCTGTACAATGAGTTTTGCTAGAATCTGCAGAAGATGCAACAGTGAGTCCTTATTATTGGAGTTAGAAGGCACTCAGCAAGAACGCCTCCTTTTCCGTGCTTGAGTTTGAAAGCAGTTGTGAGATTAGTATTCAAGCAGAGGAAGATGAAAATATTAGCTTTGTTTCCTGATAAAAACTGGAAGGGAAATCTTGGCTTAGATGTGTGGCAACAAGGGTTTCCTCATCCCGAACTTCAGAACTGGGCAAATGTACCCAGCCAGGTACTGCTGACAGCCTCAGGCTCACCTGCTGAGTCAGGCCTTCACTGCCAAGCAGAGCAAGGCATCTCCACCgtgtagacagacagacaaacccCTGAGAGGAAAGGGGGCGAGGAGAGAGAGACTCGCTCTGCCTCTGCGGGGAGGAGGATGGTCTACGTCAAGAGGAAAACCCCTCTGCAGGAAAGCCTGTGGAGTAGGGGAGAAGTGTTTGTCAATACACCTTCCTGAAAAATGGGGAGAAATCAAGGATACCAGTGACTGATCCAGAGTGAGAAACAGGCCGGAAGAGAACGACAGAGGGTAGCAGAGGTTTAAAAACGAGGCAGTAACATCCAGCATGTTCATAGAAATCTTCATGAAGGGTGCAGTGTTAGAAGTGGGCCTCGAAGACAGGGAGGGTGGACTAGAAAGGTGGACTAACATAAACAAGGACATGCTGTGCGCTTGAGAATCGTGTACTTGGCTGGGCACTAGGGCGAACTTCATTTTAATCCTTGGGTGCGGTGGGAAACACCACACGAGTAGTGCTGTAAGCCGAGAAGGGCTCTCAGACACGCTCCCCAGTTTGGAAGGAGTTGAGGGGAATACAATTACCAattcctgattttcttttcaatcttgGCAGAAAGGGTATAATTTTAATAAGATGAAAAGAGGCTTGCAGGCTGCTgacaacaaagaaaatcacaggctACCGCTGTGTGTTCCCACCTTCTCTGGATCATCTTAAGGAATCGGATTAAGGAATCTGCAGTGAAGGGAGACACCGGTGTTCCCCACTGAGACACGGCTTTCCCTCTGGGGCACGGGGCGGGGAGACGAACCCAACTCGGATCCCCTTTTGATCATTGCTGACGTTAAGACGAGGGTGGTGGTGCAAATGTGTTAAGAAGGACTTTTCTAAGCATCCCTGAGCTCTGTGCCGCCAGGCTGGTGGCTCTGATTTCTTCAATTACCTGTTCACAGTCGTAAACTTAGAGGAAGAGGAGTATGTCCCTAtctccagttttgaaagataatagGTAAATGCTCATATCAGAGTTTAAATGTTGATACACATTCTCTTAAATGAGCTTTTACATTGGCCCCCTTTCCCCCGCTTCACTAAGTAAAGGACCCCAGTGTCCAACTCTTGTTATTATTTTGGTTCAAGAAAGCAGAGAGAATCTAGGTTTCCTTCCCATACCCTCCTGGTGGCTTTCTCctccttccaattttttttctttcttcacagtcCTCCTGCTGATGCTTACCACTGATGCAAGAAAGACATATACAAGTAGTGTACTTGAAATTGCCCGTCGCTGAGTGACTTACTATATCCTGCCTCTGTTTTGAAATCAGCAGCTTTCACTgtttcctcccccaccccgcgACTCCCTGAGTTGCCGAGGAAGTAGTACTCGAAGTCTGTGGGCAGTAAACCACAGGAGTTGTTAGATTGCTAAGAGGGAGTGATGTCTCCATGGAGACCTGTGAGCTGAGGTTGGGTCCAAAGCAGGTGACACTGAGATGATGCCCAGATGGGTAACTACCACTGCTGTTTGCCCTAGCAATGTTGGATACGAAGTATTTAAcaatcattatttcatttattcctcacagtggCCCAATGAACCaggtattgttattatcattatccccatttttcgatgaggctcagagaggttaggtaactttcTTAAGGTCCCACAGCTAGTTAATGGCCAGAACTAGTATTTGAACTTATGTCTGTCTTAcaccaaagcccatgctcttaaccactctgcTGCACTCCAGGATggtcatatggtttttattcttcagtttgttaatgtggtgtatcacattgactgatctgagaatattgaaaaatcctttatccctgggataaatcccacttgatcatggtgtctGATCctttaaatgtgttgttgaagtagatttgctgatattttgttgaggatttttgcatctgtgtttatcagtgatattggcctgtaattgtCTCCTTTTGTGATATCTtcgtctggttttgatatcagggtgatggtggcctcatagaatgtgtttggaagtgttccctcctctgcaattttttggagtAGTTTAAGAAGAATAGGTGTTAACTCATCtctaaacatttggtagaattcacctgtgaagtcatctcttcctggacttttgttggctgggaatttttaaattactgattcagtttcattactggtcATTgttctcttcatattttctatttcttcctggttcaggattatatgaaatcatgtgtataaaacttttgaaaattgtaaagcactatagaatttaaagaaccttctatttaataaaaaataaataaataaattacaagaggagatagtgaaaaataaatatgaaaacataattCCAAttccaaggagaaaggaaaattaacatCCATTCCCCACCTTGACCCCTTCTATGACAATGGAGTCCATACTAGCCAAGGAATCACAGGGCTGGCCATTATTCTGGAAAAGGAATTTGTTATTAGCATATGGATGTGCGCTCTCAATCattttgtggattttatttttcaatgccCCTCTTTCATGTTCTTGAGTTCTTCCGGGACAACGTTTCTCCATCCTGCAGGATTACACATGGCCAAATTCATTTTCCATTGGATGACAAATGGCATTTGAATTTGCAGAGCTGAAAGGGCAAGGCTGTTCTCTGTTAGTCAGCCAGGCTCCCTCACAGTGTCTCAGTCATGAGAATATGTTGGAATCCCCTTTGAGCCGCTGCCTCCTCCAACCCTCATGAATACCGAATTCTGCACTGACTTGGATTCCTAATTACTGACTCCATCCGAAGGAAGGGATCGTGCCAGGGGATTGACAAAATAATTTGCAGTGTACCCAGCACCATATTATTCATCCTGGGGCAGTTCATAGTCAACGATGACCCAGAATTTTGGAAAAGGTCCATTTCCTGATCCCTACATAAGAAACGTGTCTTGAGGGCTCTGCTCCAAACTGTCAGCCAGAGAACGCTATGTGAGAATCAGCCTCTTTGCCAGAGATGTGTCTAGAATTATCGGAAGGGGAACAAAGACATAGTTCTATACCTCTAAAACACCAAGTGCAGAGAATTTAGAAGTTGCCAGTTGTAAAACTAGTTGTTATTCATCCTTTTGAGAATGCGGAAGACTAATTAAAGTGATAGTTAATGTGGAAAATAGAAACTGAAAcatcttatttattaatttttcaaagtgcAGACTTCAGTTCTTTCAAAGTGAAAGGACCTAAACCTTTCCTTAAAAGGTTTTGGATTATATATcctaataaattcattttaactgGTCTGAGTCTGTTCTTT
This is a stretch of genomic DNA from Camelus ferus isolate YT-003-E chromosome 29, BCGSAC_Cfer_1.0, whole genome shotgun sequence. It encodes these proteins:
- the C29H8orf89 gene encoding putative uncharacterized protein C8orf89 homolog; translated protein: MPVLSPDIKFETSNVARNSLRSCFLFESSWRKAVLETQKMRKEYTTAFGLEEFKECIKMPCLPGLQNCPKSVSSTPLEVRKRLLRADTKMPPVSHSSENMSSCLQVFYSPLHIAQRPVKEQSWQSRIKKTKAACTVVPLKEKPKGLLRHANSSINFGSGFSDPLSGAPSQYLQRLSKMAILEYDTIRQETTRKLKKSKKQEPRDC